A window from Planktothrix tepida PCC 9214 encodes these proteins:
- a CDS encoding HNH endonuclease — protein sequence LALAVKEAANWQCQKCGLFCIKPGEPLSDAMKSRRRAYTLQVHHWNHNPADNRLENLVPLCSSCHLACHRRSRGNISPGQLSLNLKLS from the coding sequence ACTGGCATTGGCAGTTAAAGAAGCAGCGAATTGGCAATGTCAAAAATGTGGTTTATTCTGTATCAAGCCGGGAGAACCGTTATCAGATGCTATGAAATCCCGACGCCGAGCTTATACACTGCAAGTGCATCACTGGAATCATAACCCGGCTGATAATCGTTTAGAAAATTTGGTTCCGTTATGTAGTAGTTGCCATTTGGCTTGTCATCGTCGCAGTCGAGGAAATATTTCCCCAGGGCAGTTATCCCTTAACTTAAAATTATCCTAA